From a region of the Pseudomonas fulva 12-X genome:
- the lptG gene encoding LPS export ABC transporter permease LptG — MSKLDRYIGVQVLFAILAVLGIIVGLALLFALIDELGDIEGNYGIGDALWYVFLTAPRRIYDMLPMAALVGCLIGLGTLASNSELTIMRAAGVSIGRIVWGVMKPMLALMLVGILIGEYVAPWTENQAQASRAMAQGGGEAQTAKRGMWHRQGQEFVHINAVQPSGVLFGVTRYRFDDERRLEASSFARRATYEGSYWELEDVTTTLFHDRRTEVVKAPTERWDIQLSPQLLGTVVLEPEALSITGLWSYIHYLKEQGLNNSNYWLAFWTKVLQPLVTAALVLMAISFIFGPLRSVTLGQRVFTGVLVGFVFRIAQDLLGPSSQVFGFSPLLAVLIPASICAIAGLWLLRRAG, encoded by the coding sequence GTGTCTAAGCTGGATCGTTACATCGGCGTACAGGTGCTGTTCGCCATTCTGGCTGTGCTCGGCATCATCGTCGGCCTGGCCTTGCTGTTCGCGCTTATCGATGAACTGGGCGATATCGAAGGCAACTACGGCATCGGCGATGCGCTGTGGTACGTATTCCTGACCGCACCGCGGCGCATCTACGACATGCTGCCGATGGCGGCGCTGGTGGGCTGCCTGATCGGTCTGGGTACCCTGGCCAGCAACAGCGAGCTGACCATCATGCGCGCGGCCGGTGTGTCCATCGGGCGCATCGTCTGGGGTGTGATGAAGCCGATGCTGGCGCTGATGCTGGTCGGCATCCTGATCGGCGAGTACGTCGCGCCCTGGACCGAGAACCAGGCCCAGGCGAGCCGTGCCATGGCTCAGGGTGGTGGCGAGGCGCAGACCGCCAAGCGCGGCATGTGGCACCGCCAGGGCCAGGAGTTCGTGCATATCAACGCCGTGCAGCCAAGTGGTGTGCTGTTCGGGGTCACTCGTTATCGCTTCGATGACGAGCGCCGTCTCGAAGCGTCCAGCTTCGCGCGTCGCGCCACCTATGAAGGCAGCTACTGGGAGTTGGAGGATGTGACGACCACGCTGTTCCATGATCGTCGCACCGAGGTCGTCAAGGCACCGACCGAGCGCTGGGATATCCAGCTCAGCCCGCAGCTGCTCGGCACCGTGGTGCTGGAGCCCGAGGCACTGTCGATCACCGGCTTGTGGAGCTATATCCACTATCTGAAGGAGCAGGGGCTGAACAACAGCAATTACTGGCTGGCGTTCTGGACCAAGGTGTTGCAGCCGCTGGTCACTGCCGCACTGGTGCTGATGGCGATTTCCTTCATCTTCGGCCCGCTGCGTTCGGTCACCCTCGGCCAGCGCGTGTTTACCGGTGTGCTGGTGGGCTTCGTGTTCCGCATCGCCCAGGATCTGCTGGGGCCGTCGAGTCAGGTATTCGGCTTCTCGCCGCTGCTGGCCGTGCTGATCCCGGCGAGCATCTGCGCTATCGCCGGGCTCTGGCTGCTGCGCCGGGCCGGCTGA
- a CDS encoding RDD family protein yields MPNHALRPQGDFPPAGLGRRLAAMLYDSFLCIALLIVVGFVYKLIQMAIYGEAQLRQWADAGALDHDPLLSSLLLLSLFGFFAKFWTHGGQTLGMQVWGIRVQNADGTAISLWQALLRFLIAMASWLALGLGFLWVLVDKRKRSWHDLYSNSVIVRLPKHAHRK; encoded by the coding sequence ATGCCCAACCATGCACTGCGCCCCCAGGGCGATTTTCCTCCGGCAGGCCTCGGCCGGCGCCTGGCCGCCATGCTGTATGACAGCTTTCTGTGCATCGCCCTGCTGATCGTCGTGGGTTTTGTCTACAAGCTGATTCAGATGGCTATCTATGGCGAAGCGCAGTTGCGGCAATGGGCCGACGCCGGCGCCCTGGATCATGACCCGCTGCTTTCCAGCCTGTTATTGCTGAGCCTGTTCGGCTTCTTCGCCAAGTTCTGGACGCATGGCGGACAGACCCTGGGCATGCAGGTATGGGGCATTCGCGTTCAGAACGCAGACGGCACGGCGATCAGCCTCTGGCAGGCGCTGCTGCGTTTTCTGATCGCGATGGCGTCCTGGCTGGCGCTGGGCCTGGGCTTTCTATGGGTGCTGGTCGACAAGCGCAAACGCAGCTGGCACGACCTGTACTCGAACAGCGTCATCGTGCGCTTGCCCAAGCATGCGCACCGCAAGTGA